A DNA window from Camelina sativa cultivar DH55 chromosome 13, Cs, whole genome shotgun sequence contains the following coding sequences:
- the LOC104735320 gene encoding repressor of RNA polymerase III transcription MAF1 homolog — translation MKFLEYTNLDSLNMFMGDLNLGERTIKGCLEAYSCKHAGTDKRLSLSLENEMLDYLGKSSDTDSSSPVDLLLSRSSRKALIYLVLTLYQMYPDYDFSAVKAHQFFSEESWDTFKQIFNNYMSEASKEWAERNEDGSLLEVIYKALDEVVKLAECEIYVYNPNPNADPFLEEGAIWSFCFLFYNRKLKRVAGFRFCCTSNLASDAFLADSPLYGEDEEIFDDMDM, via the exons ATGAAGTTCTTGGAGTACACAAACCTTGACAG TTTGAATATGTTTATGGGTGATCTAAATCTCGGGGAAAGAACTATCAAAGGTTGTCTGGAAGCTTATTCAT GCAAACATGCAGGAACTGATAAAAGATTGTCTCTTAGTTTGGAGAATGAG ATGCTCGATTATCTTGGGAAGTCTTCTGACACTGACTCCTCTTCACCCGTTGATCTCTTGTTAAGCAGGTCAAG TCGAAAAGCTTTGATCTACTTGGTTCTTACACTCTATCAGATGTATCCAGACTACGATTTCAg CGCTGTCAAAGCACATCAGTTTTTTTCCGAGGAAAGCTGGGACACGTTTAAGCAGATTTTTAACAACTATATGTCTGAAGCTTCTAAG GAATGGGCTGAGAGGAATGAGGATGGTTCCCTGCTTGAGGTAATCTACAAGGCTCTTGATGAG GTCGTAAAACTAGCTGAATGTGAGATATATGTTTACAACCCAAATCCTAATGCTGATCCTTTCCTCGAGGAAGGAGCAAT ATGGTCTTTCTGTTTCTTATTCTACAACCGAAAACTGAAGCGTGTTGCAGGTTTCCGTTTCTGCTGCACGAG TAACCTGGCAAGTGATGCATTTCTCGCTGACAGTCCTCTttatggagaagatgaagagatctTTGACGACATGGATATGTGA
- the LOC104735322 gene encoding 1-phosphatidylinositol 3-phosphate 5-kinase-like isoform X2, translating into MVSAAESSSSSSTLLLPCAFANSFAFMRLLQKAHHFSAVSEDDDNNRDIRLGSDHQAKDNNHHQVCRRDCSFMADQEEPRSTTSRLSSKDDDHDNNSNNNNNDNNNNNNNNNNSNSEAEDHEMRQQGWLRLSIGHEDDVKPDLDHRQQHQTDPTARRDSFLELNLFSGGSNRGEEVGLPLSSLFHHHQHQSGGMMINPLMFPTRPEEMIGPWAAAFRTPFVPQNLTHPSASSASLMMPLMGPYFGRSSFQPQLLGNNRDVVAGPSSSFRVIDPPRRPHSGIWFLLQASQNQTVEPFLPQIPKSYLRIKDGKMTVRLLMKYLVNKLRLEHESQVEIRCRGQELEPVLTLQHVRDAIWRGSRGNLSLSSQNITLLPNSSTSDHLMVLHYGRTIS; encoded by the exons ATGGTTTCTGCTGCTGAatcctcttcctcctcgtcaACGCTTCTTCTTCCATGTGCGTTTGCCAACAGTTTTGCTTTTATGAGGTTATTACAAAAAGCTCATCATTTCTCTGCCGTCTCTGAGGACGACGACAACAACAGAGACATTCGCTTAGGATCCGATCATCAAGCAAAAGATAATAATCATCACCAAGTGTGTAGGAGAGATTGTAGTTTCATGGCCGATCAAGAAGAGCCGAGGAGTACTACTTCTAGGTTAAGCTCCAAGGATGACGACCACGACAACAATAGCAATAACaacaataatgataataataataacaataacaacaacaacaacagcaacagcgAAGCCGAAGATCATGAGATGAGACAACAAGGGTGGCTCCGGCTAAGCATAGGCCACGAGGATGACGTTAAACCGGATCTTGACCATCGGCAGCAACATCAAACCGATCCAACGGCTAGGAGAGACTCTTTTCTTGAGCTTAACCTTTTCTCTGGCGGTTCAAATAGAGGAGAAGAAGTTGGTCTTCCATTATCATCtctctttcatcatcatcagcatcaatCCGGAGGGATGATGATTAATCCATTAATGTTCCCAACCAGGCCTGAGGAGATGATTGGTCCTTGGGCGGCTGCGTTTAGAACGCCTTTTGTCCCACAAAACCTAACACATCCATCAGCATCATCTGCTTCTTTGATGATGCCATTGATGGGACCGTACTTTGGTCGCTCCAGTTTTCAGCCGCAGTTATTAGGAAATAATCGAGATGTGGTGGCTGGTCCAAGCTCGAGTTTTCGAGTCATTGATCCTCCCAGACGACCCCATTCCGGCATTTGGTTTCTCCTTCAAGCTTCTCAAAACCA GACAGTAGAACCATTCTTGCCTCAGATACCAAAGAGCTATTTGAGAATCAA GGACGGGAAGATGACTGTTCGACTGTTGATGAAATATTTGGTGAATAAGTTGCGATTGGAGCACGAATcccag GTAGAGATAAGATGCAGAGGGCAAGAACTGGAGCCAGTGTTGACACTACAACACGTGAGAGATGCAATATGGAGAGGAAGCAGAGGCAATTTATCTCTTTCATCACAAAACATTACTTTGCTTCCAAACTCATCTACCTCTGACCATCTCATGGTCCTCCATTATGGTAGGACTATttcttaa
- the LOC104735322 gene encoding probable serine/threonine-protein kinase fhkE isoform X1 → MVSAAESSSSSSTLLLPCAFANSFAFMRLLQKAHHFSAVSEDDDNNRDIRLGSDHQAKDNNHHQVCRRDCSFMADQEEPRSTTSRLSSKDDDHDNNSNNNNNDNNNNNNNNNNSNSEAEDHEMRQQGWLRLSIGHEDDVKPDLDHRQQHQTDPTARRDSFLELNLFSGGSNRGEEVGLPLSSLFHHHQHQSGGMMINPLMFPTRPEEMIGPWAAAFRTPFVPQNLTHPSASSASLMMPLMGPYFGRSSFQPQLLGNNRDVVAGPSSSFRVIDPPRRPHSGIWFLLQASQNQTVEPFLPQIPKSYLRIKDGKMTVRLLMKYLVNKLRLEHESQQVEIRCRGQELEPVLTLQHVRDAIWRGSRGNLSLSSQNITLLPNSSTSDHLMVLHYGRTIS, encoded by the exons ATGGTTTCTGCTGCTGAatcctcttcctcctcgtcaACGCTTCTTCTTCCATGTGCGTTTGCCAACAGTTTTGCTTTTATGAGGTTATTACAAAAAGCTCATCATTTCTCTGCCGTCTCTGAGGACGACGACAACAACAGAGACATTCGCTTAGGATCCGATCATCAAGCAAAAGATAATAATCATCACCAAGTGTGTAGGAGAGATTGTAGTTTCATGGCCGATCAAGAAGAGCCGAGGAGTACTACTTCTAGGTTAAGCTCCAAGGATGACGACCACGACAACAATAGCAATAACaacaataatgataataataataacaataacaacaacaacaacagcaacagcgAAGCCGAAGATCATGAGATGAGACAACAAGGGTGGCTCCGGCTAAGCATAGGCCACGAGGATGACGTTAAACCGGATCTTGACCATCGGCAGCAACATCAAACCGATCCAACGGCTAGGAGAGACTCTTTTCTTGAGCTTAACCTTTTCTCTGGCGGTTCAAATAGAGGAGAAGAAGTTGGTCTTCCATTATCATCtctctttcatcatcatcagcatcaatCCGGAGGGATGATGATTAATCCATTAATGTTCCCAACCAGGCCTGAGGAGATGATTGGTCCTTGGGCGGCTGCGTTTAGAACGCCTTTTGTCCCACAAAACCTAACACATCCATCAGCATCATCTGCTTCTTTGATGATGCCATTGATGGGACCGTACTTTGGTCGCTCCAGTTTTCAGCCGCAGTTATTAGGAAATAATCGAGATGTGGTGGCTGGTCCAAGCTCGAGTTTTCGAGTCATTGATCCTCCCAGACGACCCCATTCCGGCATTTGGTTTCTCCTTCAAGCTTCTCAAAACCA GACAGTAGAACCATTCTTGCCTCAGATACCAAAGAGCTATTTGAGAATCAA GGACGGGAAGATGACTGTTCGACTGTTGATGAAATATTTGGTGAATAAGTTGCGATTGGAGCACGAATcccag CAGGTAGAGATAAGATGCAGAGGGCAAGAACTGGAGCCAGTGTTGACACTACAACACGTGAGAGATGCAATATGGAGAGGAAGCAGAGGCAATTTATCTCTTTCATCACAAAACATTACTTTGCTTCCAAACTCATCTACCTCTGACCATCTCATGGTCCTCCATTATGGTAGGACTATttcttaa
- the LOC104769543 gene encoding coiled-coil domain-containing protein SCD2 gives MERARTESPSYFRQWSGESGTTNAAVAPSSPARHHHARSSSVTTMSNVKRAQNVAAKAAAQRLAKVMASQTNNDDDDDDDDEVGGDDLGFRYGAPPPPLSFTRNASSTIAKPKPAASAVVPPPKIARSSSPALSRNSPAVSVRASQPPVPPSKMSQRNQTIPVVTPKNQQSEKRVLADIGHLNGKDSKDQHEASALRDELRLEDERCHEAEARVRELEKQVTSLGEGVSLEAKLLSRKEAALRQREAALKEARQNREGTNKETTALRSQVENAKLETAAIVAQLQGAESEVNALRTMTHRMILTQKEMEEVVLKRCWLARYWGLAARYGICSDIATSKYEYWSSLAPLPFEIVLSAGQKAKEESWEKDSEENEKRSQLVQDLNDLTGEGNIESMLSVEMGLKELTSLKVEVAITFTLAQLRLVNSARLSDIELKSPGGPKIMETLELSPEESEDVLFKEAWLTYFWRRAESLGIEVDIAREHLRFWIGRSAHSPSSHDAIEVEQGLTELRKLRIERRLWEASRSSQ, from the exons ATGGAACGAGCACGAACCGAAAGCCCTAGCTACTTCCGTCAATGGAGCGGTGAGTCAGGTACCACCAATGCCGCCGTAGCTCCTTCTTCTCCGGCGCGTCATCACCATGCTCGATCTTCTTCCGTCACTACTATGTCAAACGTCAAACGAGCTCAAAACGTCGCTGCTAAAGCTGCTGCTCAGAGGCTTGCTAAGGTCATGGCTTCACAGACCAACaacgatgacgacgacgatgatgatgatgaagtcgGTGGTGATGATTTAGGTTTCCGATATggtgctcctcctcctcctctttcctTCACTAGGAATGCTTCTTCCACAATTGCTAAACCTAAACCTGCTGCTTCCGCTGTTGTTCCTCCTCCCAAGATTGCTAGATCTTCCTCCCCTGCG TTATCTAGGAACTCTCCAGCCGTATCTGTTCGCGCATCGCAACCGCCTGTCCCGCCGAGTAAAATGTCTCAAAGGAATCAAACTATACCAGTTGTAACTCCTAAAAATCAGCAGAGTGAaaagag GGTTTTAGCTGATATTGGTCATCTTAATGGAAAAGATTCGAAAGATCAGCATGAAGCATCCGCCCTTCGTGATGAA CTTAGGCTTGAGGATGAGAGATGCCATGAAGCAGAAGCTAGGGTGAGAGAGCTTGAAAAACAG GTGACTTCTTTGGGGGAAGGTGTATCCTTGGAAGCTAAACTTCTGAGCCG AAAAGAAGCTGCTTTGCGTCAAAGAGAG GCGGCCCTTAAAGAGGCAAGGCAGAATAGAGAAGGGACTAATAAAGAGACTACTGCTCTTCGGTCTCAAGTAGAG AATGCAAAACTTGAGACCGCTGCTATAGTAGCACAACTTCAAGGAGCAGAATCTGAAGTAAACGCTCTAAGGACGATGACACATAGAATGATATTGACCCAAAAAGAGATG GAGGAAGTTGTTCTTAAGCGATGCTGGCTTGCTCGGTATTGGGGTTTAGCTGCCAGATATG GCATATGTTCGGATATTGCTACATCAAAGTACGAATACTGGTCATCTCTGGCACCTCTTCCTTTTGAAATTGTGCTGTCAGCTGGGCAGAAGGCTAAAGAAGAAAGTTGGGAAAAAG ATTCTGAGGAGAACGAGAAGAGAAGCCAGCTCGTTCAAGATTTAAATGATCTAACAGGAGAGGGAAATATTGAAAGTATGCTCTCTGTGGAAATGGGTTTAAAGGAACTAACTTCTTTAAAG GTTGAAGTTGCCATTACTTTTACATTAGCCCAGCTAAGGTTGGTCAATAGTGCTCGACTGTCTGATATCG AGTTAAAATCACCGGGTGGTCCTAAGATCATGGAGACACTTG AATTGAGTCCAGAAGAGTCGGAGGATGTTCTCTTCAAGGAG GCTTGGCTCACGTACTTCTGGAGAAGAGCAGAATCCCTTGGCATAGAAGTGGACATTGCGAGAGAACATCTTAGATTCTGGATCGGCAGGAGCGCACACTCCCCATCTTCACATGACGCCATTGAAG TTGAGCAAGGACTAACAGAGCTAAGAAAGCTGCGGATAGAACGTAGACTGTGGGAAGCCTCCAGGTCCAGCCAGTAA
- the LOC104735324 gene encoding pentatricopeptide repeat-containing protein At5g13270, chloroplastic-like, with protein sequence MTILTVQSSYIPSRVPVIKNSNFDQIPSWVSLKSSTYSSSSSVKIEHKQGQVENLHLVSLSKNGKLNEAFEFFQELDKAGVSVSPYSYQCLFEACRNLRSLSHGRLLHDRMRVAFENPSVFLQNCVLQMYCECGSLEDADKLFDEMPELNAASRVTMITAYAGQGFLDKAVGLFSGMLASGEMPPSSMYTTLLKSLVNPRSLNVGRQIHAHVMRTGLCSSNASIEIGILNMYVKCGWLVGAKRVFDQMAVKKPVAWTGLMVGYTQAGRARDALKLFVDLVTEGVEWDSFVFSVVLKACASLEELNLGQQIHACVAKLGLESEVSVGTPLVDFYIKCSSFESACCAFQEISEPNDVTWSAIISGYCQMSQFEEAVKTFKSLRSKNAAVLNSFTYTSIFQACSVLADCNIGGQVHADAIKRSLIGSQYGESALITMYSKCGCLDDAHEVFESMDNPDIVAWTAFLSGHAYYGNASEALRLFEKMLSCGMKPNSVTFIAVLTACSHAGLVEQGKHYLDTMLRKYNVAPTIDHYDCMIDIYARAGLLDEALKFMKNMPFEPDAMSWKCFLSGCWTHKNLELGKIAGEELRQLDPEDTAGYVLPFNLFTWAGKWEEAAEMMKLMNERMLKKELSCSWIQDKGKIHRFIVGDKHHPQTREIYEKLKEFDGFMEGDVFQCSMTERREQLLDHSERLAIAFGLISVIGNACAPIKVFKNLRACPDCHEFAKHVSLVTGHEIVIRDSRRFHHFKEGKCSCNDYW encoded by the coding sequence ATGACGATACTCACTGTACAGTCTTCGTACATCCCATCTCGAGTTCCGGTTATAAAGAACTCAAATTTCGATCAGATTCCGTCGTGGGTATCTCTGAAATCGAGcacttattcttcttcttcgtctgttAAAATCGAGCATAAGCAAGGACAAGTGGAGAATCTTCATTTGGTTTCGTTGTCGAAGAATGGGAAACTCAACGAAGCATTTGAGTTTTTCCAAGAATTGGATAAGGCTGGCGTCTCCGTTAGTCCGTACTCGTACCAATGTCTCTTTGAGGCTTGCAGAAATTTAAGGTCTTTATCTCATGGGAGACTCTTACACGATCGCATGCGGGTGGCTTTCGAGAATCCTTCTGTGTTTCTTCAGAACTGTGTGTTACAAATGTACTGTGAGTGCGGGAGCTTGGAAGATGCAGATAagctgttcgatgaaatgcctgagtTAAACGCAGCGTCGAGAGTTACGATGATAACTGCTTACGCCGGACAAGGTTTTCTAGATAAAGCTGTTGGTTTGTTCTCAGGAATGCTAGCGTCAGGGGAAATGCCTCCTTCTTCTATGTATACTACACTCTTGAAATCGTTGGTAAATCCTAGGTCTTTAAACGTTGGTAGACAGATTCATGCTCATGTTATGCGTACTGGGTTATGTAGCAGCAACGCATCTATAGAGATTGGGATCTTGAATATGTACGTGAAATGTGGTTGGTTAGTGGGTGCTAAGCGAGTGTTCGATCAGATGGCTGTGAAGAAACCAGTGGCTTGGACGGGATTGATGGTAGGTTATACTCAAGCTGGAAGAGCAAGAGATGCTTTGAAACTATTTGTGGATTTGGTAACCGAAGGTGTTGAGTGGGACAGTTTTGTGTTTTCAGTTGTTCTTAAAGCATGTGCTTCTCTTGAAGAGCTTAATCTTGGCCAGCAAATTCATGCCTGTGTCGCTAAGCTTGGACTGGAATCTGAAGTCTCGGTTGGAACTCCACTCGTTGATTTTTACATCAAATGTTCCAGCTTCGAGTCTGCTTGCTGCGCATTCCAAGAAATCAGTGAGCCAAATGATGTTACCTGGAGCGCAATCATTTCTGGATACTGCCAAATGAGTCAGTTTGAGGAGGCTGTTAAAACATTCAAGTCTTTGAGAAGTAAAAATGCGGCGGTTCTAAATTCCTTCACATATACTAGCATATTCCAAGCATGTTCAGTACTCGCAGATTGCAACATTGGTGGCCAAGTCCATGCAGATGCTATAAAAAGAAGTCTGATTGGATCTCAGTATGGAGAAAGCGCTCTTATCACGATGTATTCAAAATGTGGATGCTTAGATGATGCACATGAAGTCTTTGAGTCAATGGACAATCCCGACATTGTTGCTTGGACGGCTTTTCTATCAGGTCATGCTTACTATGGAAATGCCTCCGAAGCTCTGAGATTGTTTGAGAAAATGCTGAGTTGTGGTATGAAGCCAAACTCAGTTACATTTATTGCGGTTTTAACCGCCTGCAGCCATGCAGGCCTTGTTGAACAGGGAAAGCATTACTTAGACACGATGCTTCGGAAATATAATGTGGCTCCGACTATCGACCATTATGATTGTATGATCGACATTTATGCCCGCGCAGGCCTATTAGACGAAGCTCTCAAATTTATGAAGAATATGCCTTTTGAACCTGATGCAATGAGCTGGAAATGCTTTCTAAGTGGCTGTTGGACTCACAAGAATCTTGAACTGGGCAAGATTGCTGGTGAGGAACTGCGCCAACTTGATCCAGAAGATACAGCTGGATATGTGTTACCGTTTAATCTGTTTACCTGGGCTGGAAAGTGGGAAGAAGCTGCTGAAATGATGAAACTAATGAATGAGAGGATGTTAAAGAAGGAACTGAGCTGCAGCTGGATCCAAGATAAGGGTAAGATTCATCGATTTATAGTGGGTGATAAACACCATCCACAAACTCGGGAGATCTATGAGAAGCTTAAGGAGTTTGACGGTTTCATGGAAGGTGATGTGTTTCAGTGTAGTAtgacagagagaagagaacagCTTCTTGATCATAGTGAGAGACTTGCCATCGCATTTGGGCTGATATCGGTGATTGGTAATGCCTGTGCACCGATTAAGGTGTTCAAGAATCTTCGGGCATGCCCAGATTGTCATGAGTTTGCAAAGCATGTATCTTTGGTTACAGGACATGAAATCGTCATCCGAGATTCCAGAAGGTTTCACCACTTCAAGGAAGGAAAGTGTTCTTGTAACGATTACTGGTGA